A single Candidatus Tectomicrobia bacterium DNA region contains:
- the tcmP gene encoding three-Cys-motif partner protein TcmP, whose translation MPSDDLWEIQPHTRIKHYILRRYLNAWFPIMARYNDRIVYIDGFAGRGRYSRGEDGSPIIALKAVLEHPYFRTLRHECEIVFKFIERDSANKDNLNSEISQLESQYAIPDWVKIDVEQGEFERVLTRLLDGIESRGRNLAPTLAFIDPYGFSGLPMRLISRICQNPKCECLVTFMYEYINRFIQHPDENIRRHFDDLFGANDWQEIITEANPMTRLNEITQLYRRQLVNMGGLSYVRSFQMINEGNRTEYFLFFGTNDLTGLSRMKEAMWKADPMWGERFSDISNPAQMVLFSEGETGLLKTLLREKYRGEEPVLIGDIERFVLVDTPYSEKIHLRRRTLMEMERESPPTIIVNRPPGRRNRPGEYPAGTTVRFL comes from the coding sequence TTGCCCTCTGACGATCTTTGGGAAATTCAACCCCATACCCGAATCAAGCACTACATCCTTCGGCGGTATTTAAATGCATGGTTCCCGATCATGGCGCGGTATAACGATAGGATCGTTTATATAGACGGCTTCGCGGGACGAGGGCGATATAGTAGAGGAGAGGACGGCTCCCCGATAATTGCGCTTAAAGCTGTCTTAGAACACCCATATTTTAGGACTCTAAGGCATGAATGTGAAATTGTTTTTAAATTCATTGAGAGAGATTCTGCCAACAAGGACAATCTAAATTCAGAAATATCACAACTTGAGAGTCAATATGCCATTCCAGATTGGGTGAAGATTGACGTCGAACAAGGAGAATTTGAAAGGGTATTGACACGTCTTTTAGATGGCATAGAGAGCCGAGGTCGAAACCTAGCGCCAACCCTTGCATTTATAGATCCTTATGGGTTTTCTGGTCTTCCCATGAGGCTCATATCCCGGATTTGCCAAAACCCCAAATGCGAGTGCCTTGTTACGTTTATGTATGAGTACATAAATAGGTTCATTCAACATCCGGACGAAAATATTCGTCGACACTTTGACGACTTGTTTGGCGCAAACGATTGGCAAGAAATTATCACTGAAGCAAACCCTATGACTCGTTTGAATGAAATTACTCAGTTGTATCGTCGTCAATTGGTGAACATGGGAGGCTTAAGTTACGTGCGCTCGTTTCAAATGATTAACGAAGGCAATAGGACAGAATACTTTCTGTTTTTTGGAACCAATGACCTGACCGGCCTTAGCAGAATGAAAGAAGCTATGTGGAAAGCGGACCCCATGTGGGGAGAGCGCTTTTCGGATATTAGCAATCCTGCCCAAATGGTTCTTTTTAGTGAAGGTGAAACGGGACTTTTAAAAACGCTCTTGCGGGAAAAATATCGAGGAGAGGAGCCTGTCCTGATAGGTGATATCGAAAGGTTTGTGCTGGTGGATACTCCTTACTCGGAGAAAATACATCTGAGGCGACGGACTCTAATGGAAATGGAAAGAGAATCGCCTCCAACGATTATTGTGAATAGGCCCCCGGGGAGAAGGAACAGGCCGGGAGAGTACCCTGCTGGAACAACCGTAAGGTTTTTATAA
- the atpH gene encoding ATP synthase F1 subunit delta, whose translation MITSEAARRYARALVAVAEREGAVDPVGEELSALADMVAGHRELRRVLMNPRFPRPDRIRMIEGILESGGARPLLRKFARLVLEKDRLADLPAMAVIYRELADEKAGRARAQVRSAYPLDEALAARLKAKLGAMTGKEVLLEVERDPGLIGGLVCQVGGVVMDGSIRNQLKNLRETLTVK comes from the coding sequence ATGATCACGAGCGAGGCCGCCCGCCGCTACGCGCGCGCGCTGGTGGCGGTGGCCGAGCGGGAGGGCGCCGTCGATCCGGTGGGGGAGGAGCTATCCGCCCTCGCCGACATGGTCGCCGGCCACCGGGAGCTCCGGCGGGTGCTCATGAACCCCCGCTTCCCGCGCCCGGACCGCATCCGGATGATCGAGGGCATCCTGGAGTCTGGCGGGGCGCGCCCCCTGTTGCGGAAGTTCGCGCGGCTGGTCCTCGAGAAGGACCGCCTCGCCGACCTCCCCGCCATGGCGGTGATCTACCGCGAGCTCGCCGACGAGAAGGCGGGCCGGGCGCGGGCCCAGGTCAGGAGCGCATACCCGCTCGACGAGGCCCTGGCCGCCCGCCTCAAGGCCAAGCTCGGGGCGATGACGGGAAAGGAAGTGCTGCTCGAGGTCGAGCGCGACCCCGGCCTCATCGGCGGCCTCGTGTGCCAGGTGGGCGGGGTGGTGATGGACGGGAGCATCCGCAACCAGCTCAAGAACCTCCGGGAGACGCTGACGGTTAAGTAG
- the atpD gene encoding F0F1 ATP synthase subunit beta yields the protein MNEGRVTQIIGPVIDAEFSVGKLPALKNALIVRKDPRMVQAGERPEIVAEVALHLGESTVRAVAMEPTDGLIRGLKAVDTGAPISVPVGREVLGRILNVIGHPVDGRGDVKATQKSPIHRSAPTLEDQSTSTEMLETGLKVIDLLEPYTRGGKTGLFGGAGVGKTVLIMELIHNIAKEHSGTSVFAGVGERTREGNDLYLEMKESGVLDSVGLIYGQMTEPPGARLRVGLTGLTVAEYFRDVEGQDVLLFIDNIFRFTQAGSEVSALLGRMPSAVGYQPNLAIEMGELQERITSTKKGSITSVQAIYVPADDLTDPAPATAFAHLDATTVLSRQIAELGIYPAVDPLDSTSRILDPRVLGEEHYRVARGVQQVLQRYKELQDIIAILGMDELSEDDKLTVSRARKIQRFLSQPFHVAEQFTGTPGVYVRLESTIKDFNELVVGNVDHLPEQAFYMVGNLDSAKEKAKSLGVKV from the coding sequence ATGAACGAAGGCCGCGTCACCCAGATCATCGGGCCTGTCATCGACGCCGAGTTCAGCGTCGGCAAGCTGCCCGCCCTGAAGAACGCCCTCATCGTCCGGAAGGACCCCCGGATGGTGCAGGCCGGCGAGCGCCCGGAGATCGTGGCCGAGGTGGCCCTCCATCTGGGCGAGTCCACCGTGCGCGCCGTCGCCATGGAGCCGACCGACGGCCTCATCCGGGGCCTCAAGGCCGTCGACACCGGAGCCCCCATCTCGGTGCCCGTGGGGCGCGAGGTGCTGGGCCGCATCCTGAACGTGATCGGCCACCCGGTGGACGGGAGGGGGGACGTAAAGGCCACCCAGAAGAGCCCCATCCACCGGTCGGCCCCCACCCTTGAGGATCAGAGCACCTCGACCGAGATGCTGGAGACAGGCCTCAAGGTCATCGACCTGCTCGAGCCCTACACCCGGGGCGGAAAGACGGGCCTCTTCGGCGGCGCCGGCGTGGGCAAGACGGTGCTCATCATGGAGCTCATCCACAACATCGCGAAGGAGCACTCGGGCACGAGCGTCTTCGCCGGCGTGGGCGAGCGCACCCGCGAGGGGAACGACCTCTACCTCGAGATGAAGGAGTCCGGCGTCCTGGACAGCGTCGGCCTCATCTACGGCCAGATGACCGAGCCGCCCGGCGCCCGCCTGCGCGTGGGCCTCACCGGCCTCACCGTGGCCGAGTACTTCCGCGACGTCGAGGGGCAGGACGTGCTCCTCTTCATCGACAACATCTTCCGCTTCACCCAGGCGGGCTCCGAGGTGTCGGCGCTTCTGGGCCGCATGCCGAGCGCCGTCGGCTACCAGCCGAACCTGGCCATCGAGATGGGCGAGCTGCAGGAGCGCATCACCTCGACCAAGAAGGGCTCCATCACCTCGGTGCAGGCCATCTACGTGCCCGCCGACGACCTGACCGACCCGGCGCCGGCCACGGCCTTCGCCCACCTGGACGCCACCACCGTCCTCTCGCGGCAGATCGCCGAGCTGGGCATCTACCCCGCCGTGGACCCGCTGGACTCGACCAGCCGCATCCTGGACCCGCGCGTCCTCGGCGAGGAGCACTACCGCGTCGCCCGGGGTGTGCAGCAGGTCCTCCAGCGCTACAAGGAGCTCCAGGACATCATCGCCATCCTGGGCATGGACGAGCTCTCCGAGGACGACAAGCTCACCGTCTCCCGCGCCCGCAAGATTCAGCGCTTCCTGAGCCAGCCCTTCCACGTGGCCGAGCAGTTCACCGGGACGCCCGGCGTCTACGTGCGGCTGGAGA
- a CDS encoding enoyl-CoA hydratase/isomerase family protein, translated as MPVEAYENLLYETEGPLALITINRPGRMNAISLGTLEELGRAVERAAGDERVRAIAVTGAGEKAFASGSDLEEVQARNIRTSFVPLVQGLAERLERTPKATIAAVNGVCMGGGLEVALGCDLRVASTAARFATPEGKLGIIPGGGATQRLPRLVGRGWALEMLLMGETLDAEEALRIGLVTRVVAPEALLPTVRRMAERLASYAPLVPPFMKAMVHNGMEGSLQAGLALEKIAQAALCETEDKAEGIRAFLEKREPRWKGR; from the coding sequence ATGCCCGTCGAGGCCTACGAGAACCTCCTCTACGAGACCGAGGGGCCGCTGGCCCTCATCACCATCAACCGGCCCGGGCGCATGAACGCCATCTCGCTGGGGACGCTGGAGGAGCTCGGCCGGGCCGTGGAGCGGGCGGCGGGGGACGAGCGGGTGCGCGCCATCGCCGTCACGGGGGCGGGGGAGAAGGCCTTCGCCTCGGGCTCGGACCTGGAGGAGGTGCAGGCCCGGAACATCCGGACCTCTTTCGTCCCCCTGGTGCAGGGCCTGGCCGAGCGCCTGGAGCGCACCCCGAAGGCCACCATCGCGGCGGTGAACGGGGTCTGCATGGGGGGAGGGCTGGAGGTGGCCCTGGGCTGCGACCTGCGGGTGGCCTCGACGGCGGCGCGCTTCGCCACCCCCGAGGGGAAGCTGGGCATCATCCCGGGCGGGGGCGCGACCCAGCGGCTCCCGCGCCTCGTGGGCCGGGGCTGGGCGCTGGAGATGCTCCTGATGGGGGAGACGCTGGACGCCGAGGAGGCGCTCCGCATCGGGCTCGTGACAAGGGTGGTGGCGCCCGAGGCGCTCCTGCCCACGGTGCGGCGGATGGCGGAGCGGCTGGCCTCCTACGCGCCCCTCGTCCCCCCCTTCATGAAGGCGATGGTCCACAACGGGATGGAGGGGAGCCTCCAGGCGGGCCTCGCGCTGGAGAAGATCGCCCAGGCGGCCCTCTGCGAGACCGAGGACAAGGCCGAGGGCATCCGCGCCTTCCTCGAGAAGCGCGAGCCGCGCTGGAAGGGGAGGTAG
- a CDS encoding F0F1 ATP synthase subunit alpha, producing the protein MQIRAEEISQIIQKQIEGFDASVELAETGTVISVGDGIARIYGLEKCMAGELLAFPGELFGMALNLETDNVGSVLLGDDQHIKEGDEVRRTGRIVQVPVGKELLGRVVDPLGRPLDGKGPINSKETRNIEVIAPGVIQRQPVKEPLQTGVKAIDGMIPIGRGQRELIIGDRQTGKTAIAIDAIMNQKETDVHCIYVCIGQKRSTLAQVIRSLDEHGAMEYSIVVAATASDPAPLQYIAPYSGCAMGEYFRDNSMHALIIYDDLSKQAVAYRQLSLMLRRPPGREAYPGDVFYLHSRLLERAAKLSSELGGGSLTALPVIETQAGDVSAYIPTNVISITDGQIYLESNLFYSGIRPAINVGLSVSRVGGSAQNKAMKKVAGTLRLDLAQYREMAAFAQFGSELDAATQAQLNRGARLTELLKQPQFKPVPVHKQVMSIFLGTQGFLDQVAIDQIQKVEADFQVFMESRHPQVVRDISDKRELTEDITKRLRAACEEFSKTIKEKAPAAAGAAG; encoded by the coding sequence ATGCAGATTCGCGCCGAGGAAATCAGCCAGATCATCCAGAAGCAGATCGAGGGCTTCGACGCCTCCGTGGAGCTGGCCGAGACGGGGACGGTCATCTCGGTGGGAGACGGCATCGCCCGCATCTACGGCCTGGAGAAGTGCATGGCCGGCGAGCTGCTCGCCTTCCCGGGGGAGCTCTTCGGGATGGCCCTGAACCTGGAGACGGACAACGTCGGCTCCGTGCTCCTGGGGGACGACCAGCACATCAAGGAAGGCGACGAGGTGCGGCGCACCGGGCGCATCGTGCAGGTGCCCGTGGGCAAGGAGCTCCTAGGCCGGGTGGTGGACCCGCTGGGCCGCCCCCTCGACGGTAAGGGGCCCATCAACTCCAAGGAGACGCGCAACATCGAGGTCATCGCCCCGGGCGTGATCCAGCGCCAGCCGGTCAAGGAGCCCCTCCAGACGGGCGTCAAGGCCATCGACGGCATGATCCCCATCGGGCGCGGCCAGCGCGAGCTCATCATCGGCGACCGCCAGACGGGCAAGACCGCCATCGCCATCGACGCCATCATGAACCAGAAAGAAACCGACGTTCACTGCATCTACGTGTGCATCGGGCAGAAGCGCTCCACCTTGGCCCAGGTCATCCGCTCCCTCGATGAGCACGGGGCCATGGAGTACTCGATCGTCGTGGCCGCCACGGCCTCCGACCCGGCCCCCCTCCAGTACATCGCCCCCTACTCCGGCTGCGCCATGGGCGAGTACTTCCGCGACAACTCGATGCACGCCCTCATCATCTACGATGACCTCTCGAAGCAGGCGGTGGCCTACCGCCAGCTCTCGCTCATGCTCCGGCGCCCGCCCGGCCGCGAGGCGTATCCGGGCGACGTCTTCTACCTCCACTCGCGCCTGCTCGAGCGGGCCGCGAAGCTGAGCTCGGAGCTGGGCGGCGGCTCCCTGACGGCGCTGCCGGTCATCGAGACCCAGGCGGGCGACGTCTCCGCCTACATCCCGACGAACGTCATCTCGATCACCGACGGCCAGATCTACCTCGAATCCAACCTCTTCTACTCGGGCATCCGGCCCGCCATCAACGTGGGCCTCTCGGTCTCGCGGGTGGGCGGCTCGGCCCAGAACAAGGCCATGAAGAAGGTGGCCGGCACGCTGCGCCTCGACCTCGCGCAGTACCGCGAGATGGCCGCCTTCGCGCAGTTCGGCTCCGAGCTGGACGCCGCCACCCAGGCCCAGCTCAACCGGGGCGCCCGGCTCACCGAGCTGCTCAAGCAGCCCCAGTTCAAGCCGGTCCCGGTCCACAAGCAGGTCATGTCGATCTTCCTGGGCACCCAGGGCTTCCTCGACCAGGTGGCCATCGACCAGATCCAGAAGGTGGAGGCGGACTTCCAGGTGTTCATGGAGAGCCGCCATCCCCAGGTCGTGCGCGACATCTCCGATAAGCGCGAGCTGACCGAGGACATCACCAAGCGCCTGCGCGCCGCCTGCGAGGAGTTCTCCAAGACCATCAAGGAGAAGGCCCCCGCGGCGGCGGGCGCCGCGGGCTAG
- a CDS encoding ATP synthase F0 subunit B, whose product MGGRARAAMFLLAGLALAALPLLAPGLAFAAEAGEAHHKSFNLTEELFKLLNTLIVVGILYKLAARPLRNFLAERREGIRKALAEAERARQEAERQLEVQRTRVAGLEAELGQVRETGRKERDLLRERLQADQEAQAKRLLEQAKSTIALEATKARADLQNQAALLALGLAEDMLAKNLGPEDQKRFVEDYVAKLDKRNGGAR is encoded by the coding sequence ATGGGCGGGCGGGCGCGCGCGGCCATGTTCCTCCTCGCGGGGCTCGCCCTCGCGGCGCTCCCCCTCCTCGCGCCGGGGCTCGCTTTCGCGGCCGAGGCCGGGGAGGCCCACCACAAGTCCTTCAACCTCACGGAGGAGCTCTTCAAGCTCCTCAACACCCTCATCGTCGTCGGCATCCTCTATAAGCTCGCGGCGCGCCCCCTGCGCAACTTCCTGGCCGAGCGCCGGGAGGGCATCCGCAAGGCGCTGGCCGAGGCCGAGCGCGCCCGGCAGGAGGCCGAGCGCCAGCTCGAGGTCCAGCGGACCCGCGTGGCGGGCCTCGAGGCCGAGCTGGGCCAGGTGCGCGAGACGGGCCGGAAGGAGCGAGATCTCCTCCGCGAGCGGCTCCAGGCGGACCAGGAGGCGCAGGCCAAGCGGCTCCTCGAGCAGGCGAAGAGCACCATCGCGCTCGAGGCGACGAAGGCGCGCGCGGATCTCCAGAACCAAGCCGCCCTCCTGGCGCTGGGGCTGGCGGAGGACATGCTCGCCAAGAACCTGGGCCCCGAGGACCAGAAGCGGTTCGTCGAGGACTACGTGGCCAAGCTGGATAAGCGAAACGGAGGCGCCCGATGA
- the atpG gene encoding ATP synthase F1 subunit gamma has product MPSLRDYRRRIRSVKNTQQITRAMKLVAASKVRRAQERIEGVRPYSEKMGELVNSLAQKVDPALHPLLHDEMKDDKVLLLVITSDKGLCGGYNAAVNRLAFQFLRRREEQGKETGLVIVGRKGRAFFARRGYAFKREFTEVYGKINFRLGQDIAALLMQSYLEEGYDEVHVLTTEFFSILRQAPRLSRLLPLAPPVPAAVNAQGEPVPGGVDYLYEPSVLGVLTDILPRHITVQVYRALLDAEASEFGARMRAMDSATNNAAEMIRTLTLRMNRVRQATITKEILEVVSGADALKG; this is encoded by the coding sequence ATGCCCTCCCTGCGGGACTACCGGCGGCGCATCCGGAGCGTCAAGAACACCCAGCAGATCACCCGCGCCATGAAACTCGTGGCCGCGTCCAAGGTGCGCCGGGCGCAGGAGCGCATCGAGGGGGTGCGTCCCTACAGCGAGAAGATGGGCGAGCTGGTCAATTCCCTGGCCCAGAAGGTGGACCCGGCCCTCCACCCCCTGCTCCACGACGAGATGAAGGACGACAAGGTCCTCCTCCTCGTCATCACCTCGGACAAGGGCCTCTGCGGCGGCTACAACGCGGCCGTGAACCGGCTGGCGTTCCAGTTCCTCCGCCGGCGCGAGGAGCAGGGCAAGGAGACGGGCCTCGTCATCGTGGGCCGCAAGGGGCGCGCCTTCTTCGCCCGGCGGGGCTACGCCTTCAAGCGGGAGTTCACCGAGGTGTACGGGAAGATCAACTTCCGCCTCGGCCAGGACATCGCGGCCCTGCTCATGCAGTCCTATCTGGAGGAAGGCTACGACGAGGTGCACGTCCTGACGACGGAGTTCTTCTCCATCCTCCGGCAGGCGCCCCGCCTCTCGCGGCTCCTGCCGCTCGCGCCGCCCGTGCCCGCCGCGGTGAACGCCCAGGGCGAGCCGGTGCCGGGCGGGGTGGACTACCTCTATGAGCCTTCGGTGCTGGGCGTGCTGACCGACATCCTGCCGCGCCACATCACCGTCCAGGTGTACCGGGCCCTCCTCGACGCCGAGGCGAGCGAGTTCGGCGCCCGGATGCGGGCCATGGACAGCGCCACAAACAACGCGGCGGAGATGATCCGCACGCTCACCCTGAGGATGAACCGCGTCCGCCAGGCCACGATCACCAAAGAGATCCTCGAGGTGGTCTCCGGGGCGGACGCCCTGAAAGGATAG
- a CDS encoding fumarylacetoacetate hydrolase family protein: protein MKFVTFEIATPAGPLRRAGALAGTPGREDRAVDLSAAFAARLRAEGREPRFREYAAFRLPQDMVGVMEGGEPSLEAAREALEYANWEGPDPRGVDGERLIHPLAEVRLLPPVPRPVSFRDFLTFEGHKAAGARRRGTAIDPLWYEIPSCYKGNRLTLIGPGDDLPWPRYTQKLDYELELAMFIGRRGRDIPEAGGLGHIFGFTVLNDFSARDIQMEEMKLWLGPHKGKDFGTAIGPCVATLEDFNSRDAVMVARVNGEEWSRGNAGDMHFSWGKVVEWASAEEELAPGEMFGSGTVGTGCGADLDKWLKVGDVVELEIEGIGVLRNKIVGSR from the coding sequence ATGAAATTCGTCACCTTCGAGATCGCGACCCCCGCCGGCCCCCTCCGCCGGGCGGGGGCCCTGGCCGGGACGCCCGGCCGGGAGGACCGCGCCGTGGACCTCTCCGCCGCCTTCGCCGCCCGCCTCCGGGCCGAGGGCCGGGAGCCCCGCTTCCGGGAGTACGCCGCCTTCCGGCTTCCCCAGGACATGGTGGGCGTCATGGAAGGGGGCGAGCCCTCGCTCGAGGCCGCCCGGGAGGCCCTGGAGTACGCCAACTGGGAGGGGCCCGACCCCCGGGGCGTGGACGGCGAGCGGCTCATCCACCCCCTCGCCGAGGTCCGCCTCCTCCCCCCCGTCCCCCGGCCCGTGAGCTTCCGGGACTTCTTGACCTTCGAGGGCCACAAGGCCGCCGGCGCGAGGAGGCGGGGCACCGCCATCGACCCCCTCTGGTACGAGATCCCCTCCTGCTACAAGGGCAACCGGCTCACCCTCATCGGGCCGGGCGACGACCTCCCCTGGCCCCGCTACACCCAGAAGCTCGACTACGAGCTCGAGCTCGCCATGTTCATCGGCCGGCGGGGCCGCGACATCCCCGAGGCCGGGGGCCTGGGCCACATCTTCGGCTTCACCGTCCTGAACGACTTCAGCGCCCGCGACATCCAGATGGAGGAGATGAAGCTCTGGCTCGGCCCCCACAAGGGCAAGGACTTCGGCACCGCCATCGGCCCCTGCGTCGCGACGCTTGAGGACTTCAACTCCCGGGACGCCGTCATGGTGGCCCGGGTGAACGGGGAGGAATGGAGCCGGGGGAACGCGGGCGACATGCACTTCTCCTGGGGCAAGGTCGTAGAGTGGGCCTCGGCCGAGGAGGAACTCGCGCCGGGCGAGATGTTCGGCTCGGGCACCGTCGGCACCGGCTGCGGCGCGGACCTCGACAAGTGGCTCAAGGTGGGGGACGTGGTGGAATTGGAGATCGAGGGGATCGGGGTGCTCAGGAACAAGATCGTGGGGAGCCGGTAG
- a CDS encoding phage Gp37/Gp68 family protein, whose product MAMNSSIEWTNATWNPVTGCTKISPGCKNCYAERLAHRLQAMGNPRYRNGFALTLHDDLLTLPLKWSKPRQIFVNSMSDLFHEKIPFDFIARVFETMSKAHWHTFQVLTKRAENLEKLSCRLPWPENVWMGVSIESVEYTWRLSHLKKVPAFVRFVSAEPLLGAIPKLPLDGIHWVIVGGESGPSHRDIKREWVRDIRRQCVKARVPFFFKQWGGTTPKAGGRLLDGKVWDEYPVIASEINEWRGETRIAL is encoded by the coding sequence ATGGCGATGAATTCATCCATCGAATGGACTAACGCAACCTGGAATCCTGTGACTGGTTGCACCAAGATCAGTCCTGGTTGCAAGAACTGTTACGCAGAACGGTTGGCCCATCGACTTCAGGCAATGGGAAACCCTCGGTACAGGAATGGATTTGCACTGACTCTCCATGATGACCTTTTGACCCTACCGCTCAAATGGTCGAAGCCGCGACAAATTTTTGTAAACAGCATGAGCGACCTCTTCCATGAAAAAATTCCCTTCGATTTCATAGCAAGGGTTTTTGAAACCATGTCTAAGGCACATTGGCATACCTTTCAGGTGTTGACCAAACGAGCTGAAAATTTAGAGAAACTCTCATGTCGTCTTCCTTGGCCTGAGAACGTATGGATGGGTGTATCCATTGAAAGCGTTGAATATACATGGCGGTTGTCTCATCTAAAAAAGGTTCCAGCTTTTGTTCGGTTCGTTTCCGCGGAGCCTCTACTTGGGGCAATCCCGAAGTTACCTCTAGATGGAATTCATTGGGTCATTGTCGGTGGTGAAAGTGGCCCGAGTCATCGGGATATCAAACGAGAATGGGTTCGTGACATTCGCCGCCAATGTGTCAAGGCACGTGTGCCATTTTTCTTCAAGCAATGGGGTGGGACTACGCCTAAGGCAGGCGGGAGATTGTTGGATGGAAAAGTCTGGGATGAATATCCAGTGATTGCCTCAGAGATAAATGAGTGGCGGGGAGAAACGAGAATTGCCCTCTGA
- a CDS encoding aminopeptidase P family protein, translating into MTLGLMAKDCEIRVDYGKLRRDRLEKTRAQMKREGLAALLVFDPDWIRYITSTKANDWANNKLLRSALLAEGQEPLLYELGSAIEAKRALCPWIADRMHPSIGTWRGAFPRPVVEGNAKKFARMVRGHLEDMEAADGPVGVDITEMPILRALEAEGLTVADGQQCMLDASKIKTPEEVELIETSISIVEAAFWEVAERAKPGVREQDIAAFMRETMYRLGAEEMQNINVISGNRSHPHPHDFSDRMLRMGDMLFIDVVSVFNGYKTCYYQTFCIGRPSKKQLEVHKRCWDWLFTAIEKVKPGVSTAEIAALWPPAEELGLSSEAEAFALQVGHGIGITHWGKPVVSRFFSFEHPEELQEGMVLAFETYCGHGNDGARIEEQFVVTSDGVRMLSKFPSEKLIACPVGAMGV; encoded by the coding sequence ATGACGCTCGGCCTGATGGCGAAGGACTGCGAGATCCGCGTGGACTACGGCAAGCTCCGGCGGGACCGCCTGGAGAAGACCCGCGCCCAGATGAAGCGGGAGGGCCTCGCGGCCCTCCTCGTCTTCGACCCGGACTGGATCCGCTACATCACCAGCACCAAGGCGAACGACTGGGCCAACAACAAGCTCCTCCGCAGCGCCCTCCTGGCCGAGGGCCAAGAGCCGCTGCTCTACGAGCTGGGGAGCGCCATCGAGGCCAAGCGCGCCCTCTGCCCCTGGATCGCGGACCGCATGCACCCCTCCATCGGCACCTGGCGCGGGGCCTTCCCCCGCCCCGTGGTGGAGGGGAACGCCAAGAAATTCGCCCGCATGGTGCGCGGCCACCTGGAGGACATGGAGGCGGCGGACGGCCCGGTCGGGGTGGACATCACCGAGATGCCCATCCTGCGCGCCCTGGAGGCCGAGGGGCTCACCGTGGCGGACGGCCAGCAGTGCATGCTCGATGCCTCCAAGATCAAGACGCCCGAGGAGGTCGAGCTCATCGAGACCTCCATCTCCATCGTGGAGGCCGCCTTCTGGGAGGTGGCCGAGCGCGCCAAGCCCGGCGTCCGCGAGCAGGACATCGCCGCCTTCATGCGCGAGACCATGTACCGCCTCGGGGCCGAGGAGATGCAGAACATCAACGTCATCTCGGGCAACCGCTCCCACCCCCACCCGCACGACTTCTCCGACCGCATGCTCCGCATGGGGGACATGCTCTTCATCGATGTGGTGAGCGTCTTCAACGGCTACAAGACCTGCTACTACCAGACCTTCTGCATCGGCCGGCCCTCCAAGAAGCAGCTCGAGGTCCACAAGCGGTGCTGGGACTGGCTCTTCACGGCGATCGAGAAAGTGAAACCCGGGGTCAGCACGGCCGAGATCGCGGCGCTGTGGCCCCCGGCCGAGGAGCTGGGCCTGTCCAGCGAGGCCGAGGCCTTCGCGCTCCAGGTGGGGCACGGCATCGGCATCACCCACTGGGGCAAGCCCGTGGTGAGCCGTTTCTTCTCCTTCGAGCACCCCGAGGAGCTCCAGGAGGGGATGGTGCTCGCCTTCGAGACCTACTGCGGCCACGGCAACGACGGCGCCCGCATCGAGGAGCAGTTCGTGGTCACCTCGGACGGCGTGCGGATGCTCAGCAAATTCCCGTCCGAGAAATTGATCGCCTGCCCGGTGGGGGCGATGGGGGTGTGA
- a CDS encoding DUF1643 domain-containing protein, which yields MRNPSSTPPAVTSAKAGRRVLRCEPEAGEYRCLLEVALSEEALAGAPGGGPVLLVIGKNPSTASATRSDPTLGKLEAWARRAGFARLRLANLFGLRSPYPKALNAVPYEDAVGEDNDRFILQAAQGADIILAAWGNPNGVEPGRYARRISEAMGLLEGKSVGVVGMTRMGFPRHGLGWNGGWTKK from the coding sequence ATGCGCAACCCCTCCTCCACCCCACCCGCCGTAACTTCAGCGAAGGCGGGCCGCCGCGTCCTGCGCTGCGAGCCCGAAGCGGGGGAGTACCGCTGCCTCCTCGAAGTCGCGCTGTCGGAAGAAGCCTTGGCCGGAGCCCCGGGGGGCGGCCCGGTTCTCTTGGTCATCGGCAAGAACCCCTCCACAGCCTCGGCCACCCGCAGCGACCCCACCCTCGGCAAGCTCGAGGCCTGGGCGAGGCGCGCGGGCTTCGCCCGGCTCCGCCTCGCCAACCTCTTCGGCCTGCGCAGCCCCTACCCCAAGGCCCTGAACGCGGTCCCCTACGAAGACGCCGTGGGGGAAGACAATGACCGTTTCATCCTCCAGGCCGCCCAAGGGGCCGATATCATCCTCGCCGCCTGGGGCAACCCCAACGGGGTCGAGCCCGGGCGCTACGCGAGGCGGATTTCGGAGGCGATGGGGCTGCTAGAGGGAAAAAGCGTGGGAGTGGTGGGGATGACGAGGATGGGGTTTCCCAGGCATGGGTTGGGGTGGAATGGGGGGTGGACGAAAAAATAA